In one Staphylococcus lutrae genomic region, the following are encoded:
- the rplD gene encoding 50S ribosomal protein L4, with protein sequence MANYDVFKVDGSKAGTVELSDAVFAIEPNNEVLFEAIKLQRASLRQGTHAVKNRSAVRGGGRKPWRQKGTGRARQGTIRAPQWRGGGVVFGPTPRSYGYKLPKKMRRLALRSAISYKVQENEFKIVDSFNLEAPKTKEFKTTLTNLELPKKVLVVTVGEDVNVELSARNIPGVQITTPEGLNVLDLTHADSVLITEAAAKKVEEVLG encoded by the coding sequence ATGGCAAATTATGATGTATTTAAAGTTGATGGTTCAAAAGCCGGAACAGTAGAACTTAGCGATGCAGTATTCGCAATTGAACCTAATAATGAAGTATTGTTCGAAGCAATTAAATTACAACGTGCGTCATTACGTCAAGGGACTCACGCGGTGAAAAATCGTTCAGCTGTTCGAGGCGGTGGACGTAAACCATGGAGACAAAAAGGTACAGGACGTGCGCGTCAAGGTACAATTCGTGCCCCACAATGGCGTGGTGGTGGTGTTGTATTTGGACCAACACCAAGAAGCTACGGCTACAAATTGCCTAAGAAAATGCGTCGTCTAGCATTACGCTCTGCAATTTCTTACAAAGTACAAGAAAATGAATTCAAAATTGTGGATAGCTTTAATTTAGAAGCGCCAAAAACAAAAGAATTCAAAACGACATTAACAAACTTAGAATTACCTAAAAAAGTGTTGGTTGTCACAGTGGGTGAAGATGTCAATGTTGAGTTATCAGCACGTAACATCCCAGGTGTACAAATCACAACACCTGAAGGTTTAAACGTATTAGACCTTACACATGCTGACAGTGTATTAATTACTGAAGCAGCAGCTAAAAAAGTTGAGGAGGTGCTCGGATAA
- the rplC gene encoding 50S ribosomal protein L3 translates to MTKGILGRKIGMTQVFDENGNLIPVTVVEAKENVVLQKKTVEVDGYNAIQIGFENKEAYKKGRKTNKYATKAAEGHAKKADTAPKRFIREFRNMNVDEYEVGQEVSVDTFEVGDIIDVTGTSKGKGFQGAIKRHNQSRGPMSHGSHFHRAPGSIGMASDASRVFKGQKLPGRMGGNTVTVQNLEVVQVDTENNVILVKGNVPGPKKGFVQIQSAVKANS, encoded by the coding sequence ATGACCAAAGGAATCTTAGGAAGAAAAATTGGGATGACACAAGTGTTCGATGAGAACGGTAATTTAATCCCAGTAACAGTAGTAGAAGCAAAAGAAAACGTTGTATTACAAAAGAAAACGGTTGAGGTTGACGGTTACAACGCAATCCAAATCGGATTCGAAAACAAAGAAGCATATAAAAAAGGTAGAAAAACAAACAAATATGCGACTAAAGCAGCTGAAGGTCACGCTAAAAAGGCTGACACAGCACCTAAGCGCTTCATTCGTGAATTCAGAAACATGAATGTGGATGAATACGAAGTCGGTCAAGAAGTCTCAGTAGATACATTTGAAGTTGGCGACATTATTGACGTAACAGGAACTTCAAAAGGTAAAGGTTTCCAAGGTGCAATCAAACGCCATAATCAATCACGTGGACCTATGTCACATGGTTCTCATTTCCACAGAGCGCCAGGTTCTATAGGGATGGCATCAGATGCATCACGCGTATTTAAAGGACAAAAATTACCAGGTCGTATGGGTGGTAATACAGTCACTGTTCAAAACTTAGAAGTTGTTCAAGTTGACACGGAAAACAACGTTATTTTAGTTAAAGGTAATGTACCTGGACCTAAAAAAGGTTTTGTTCAAATCCAATCAGCGGTTAAAGCTAATTCATAA
- the rpsJ gene encoding 30S ribosomal protein S10, which yields MAKQKIRIRLKAYDHRVIDQSAEKIVETAKRSGADVSGPIPLPTEKSVYTIIRAVHKYKDSREQFEQRTHKRLIDIVNPTPKTVDALMGLNLPSGVDIEIKL from the coding sequence ATGGCAAAACAAAAAATCAGAATTAGATTAAAAGCTTATGATCACCGTGTTATCGATCAATCAGCTGAAAAAATTGTTGAAACTGCAAAACGTTCTGGAGCGGATGTTTCTGGTCCGATTCCATTACCAACTGAGAAATCAGTTTACACAATCATTCGTGCGGTGCATAAGTACAAGGATTCACGTGAACAATTCGAACAACGTACACATAAACGTTTAATCGACATTGTTAACCCTACACCAAAAACAGTTGACGCGCTTATGGGCTTAAACTTGCCATCAGGTGTAGACATCGAAATTAAATTATAA
- a CDS encoding NCS2 family permease: MKKYFQFDEHQTNYRREILGGLTTFLSMAYILAVNPQILSLAGVKDVPEHLKMDQGAIFVATALAAFVGCLFMGIIARYPIALAPGMGLNAFFAFTVVLTMGIPWQTGLTGVFFSGLIFSVLTATGLRETIINAIPFEMKMAVSAGIGLFITFVGLQSSGLIQKQDATLVTLGKITDPNVLLAVFGIMITVILYAKKIPGAIFIGMVVTAIAGLVTQQIAPPHAIVGKVPSIAPTFGAAFESFQDPTQLFTIQFLIVILTFLFIDFFDTAGTIVAVASQAGIMKDNKLPRAGRALFSDSLATMVGAVFGTTTTTSYIESTSGVAVGARTGFASIITGFCFLLALFFNPLMAVVTPAVTTPALVVVGVLMASNLAEISWKRFEVAVPAFITIIMMPLSYSIATGIACGFIFYPITMVLTKRHKEVHPIMYGLMVIFILYFAFVHG, translated from the coding sequence GTGAAAAAGTACTTTCAATTTGATGAACACCAAACGAATTATCGTCGAGAGATTCTTGGTGGTTTAACGACGTTTCTTTCCATGGCATATATTTTGGCTGTCAATCCGCAAATTTTAAGCCTTGCTGGCGTAAAGGATGTGCCAGAGCATCTTAAAATGGATCAAGGTGCAATTTTTGTAGCAACGGCATTGGCGGCGTTTGTGGGATGTTTGTTTATGGGTATTATTGCGAGATATCCCATTGCTTTAGCACCGGGGATGGGGTTGAATGCGTTCTTCGCCTTTACAGTTGTTTTGACAATGGGCATACCGTGGCAAACAGGTTTAACAGGTGTGTTTTTCTCGGGATTGATTTTTTCTGTCCTTACAGCAACGGGTTTAAGGGAAACAATTATTAATGCAATCCCATTTGAAATGAAGATGGCTGTTTCAGCTGGAATCGGTTTATTCATTACATTCGTTGGTTTACAAAGTTCAGGTTTAATTCAAAAGCAAGACGCGACATTAGTGACATTAGGTAAAATTACGGACCCTAACGTATTGCTCGCTGTTTTTGGTATTATGATTACAGTGATTCTTTATGCGAAGAAAATTCCAGGGGCGATTTTCATCGGGATGGTCGTGACAGCGATTGCGGGTTTAGTGACGCAACAAATTGCACCGCCTCATGCAATCGTTGGTAAAGTCCCAAGTATTGCGCCAACATTTGGAGCAGCATTCGAATCGTTTCAAGATCCAACACAATTATTCACGATTCAATTTTTAATCGTCATACTCACATTCTTATTTATAGATTTCTTTGATACAGCAGGTACAATTGTTGCCGTTGCCTCACAAGCGGGAATCATGAAGGACAACAAACTTCCGCGTGCAGGACGCGCTTTATTCTCAGATTCACTTGCGACAATGGTGGGGGCTGTGTTTGGTACAACAACAACGACGTCATATATTGAATCTACTTCGGGCGTTGCTGTAGGGGCGCGGACAGGGTTTGCGAGTATTATTACAGGTTTCTGTTTCTTACTTGCTTTATTCTTCAACCCATTAATGGCAGTTGTAACACCAGCTGTGACAACACCAGCACTTGTTGTCGTAGGTGTGTTAATGGCATCCAATCTAGCTGAAATTAGTTGGAAACGCTTTGAAGTGGCTGTGCCGGCGTTCATTACCATTATTATGATGCCGCTATCCTATTCGATTGCAACAGGTATTGCATGTGGCTTTATTTTCTATCCAATTACTATGGTGTTAACGAAACGTCATAAAGAAGTTCATCCAATTATGTACGGACTCATGGTGATCTTTATTTTATATTTCGCATTTGTACACGGCTAA
- a CDS encoding DNA topoisomerase III yields the protein MKALILAEKPSVGRDIASALNVGTRKEGYFENQKYIVTWALGHLVTNATPEQYDKKYQQWVLQDLPIIPKQMKSVVIGKTKKQFNTVQHLMKRSDVKEIIIATDAGREGELVARLIIDKAHVKKPIKRLWISSVTPKAIKEGFKNLKDGRAYYDLYQAALARSEADWIVGINATRALTTKYDAQLSLGRVQTPTIQLIAMRQAQIKNFKPQTYFTLEAEVNGVAMTYQHEKRIMARQQLESIVQDVKNGTATIVEVQEKDKKTYPNPLFNLTDLQQAAYQKYRLGAKQTLNTLQQLYERHKLVTYPRTDSNYLTTDMFDTLKERVQATMGTDLMPYAREVIKQPFAKKLAFINNQKVSDHHAIIPTEVRANMADLSPNEQKIYLMIAQRFLEALLPAFRYRVQQVKVDIAGYPFSYQSQIVTDLGFKKMQQDQDVTAKTVRFQQGETYSVGRLNIVAHETTPPAYFNEGTLLKAMERPDKFFDLKDKKSAQTLKATGGIGTVATRADIIDKLFNMNAIESQDGKIKVTSKGKQILELAPPALTSPRLTAEWEDKLLQIEKGQYKAEQFIKEMKRFTHEIIETIKMSEQKYRHDNLTSAECPTCGKLMLKVNTKNGSMLVCQDPSCKTKKGVKVKTNARCPQCKKKLTKFGIGKQATYRCVCGYTETQEHMDQRFKNKGKDKVSKREMKKYMKEDELENNPFKEMLKGLKL from the coding sequence ATGAAGGCATTGATACTCGCTGAAAAGCCATCAGTAGGGCGCGACATTGCGAGCGCGTTAAACGTTGGAACACGTAAAGAGGGCTATTTTGAAAATCAAAAATATATTGTCACTTGGGCACTAGGGCATCTCGTGACCAATGCGACACCGGAGCAATATGATAAAAAATATCAGCAATGGGTGTTGCAAGACTTACCGATTATTCCGAAACAAATGAAATCCGTTGTCATTGGAAAGACGAAGAAACAATTTAATACCGTACAGCATTTAATGAAGCGGTCGGACGTTAAAGAAATCATTATTGCTACTGACGCAGGACGTGAAGGTGAGCTCGTCGCTCGCCTGATTATTGATAAGGCCCATGTAAAAAAGCCGATTAAACGATTGTGGATCAGTTCTGTCACACCGAAAGCCATTAAAGAAGGGTTTAAAAATTTGAAAGATGGCCGCGCCTATTATGATTTATATCAAGCTGCATTGGCGAGAAGCGAAGCAGATTGGATTGTAGGGATTAATGCGACACGTGCACTGACGACAAAATATGATGCACAACTGTCACTCGGGCGTGTTCAAACACCAACAATTCAACTGATTGCGATGCGTCAAGCGCAGATTAAAAATTTTAAACCACAGACATACTTCACATTGGAAGCGGAAGTGAATGGTGTGGCAATGACGTACCAACATGAAAAAAGAATAATGGCACGTCAGCAATTAGAATCAATCGTACAAGACGTGAAAAATGGAACAGCTACAATCGTTGAAGTTCAAGAAAAGGATAAAAAAACGTACCCGAATCCGCTGTTTAATTTAACTGATTTGCAACAAGCGGCATATCAAAAGTACCGTTTAGGGGCAAAACAAACATTGAATACACTTCAACAATTGTATGAGCGTCATAAATTAGTGACCTATCCACGAACAGATTCTAATTATTTGACGACCGACATGTTCGATACATTAAAAGAGCGCGTACAAGCGACAATGGGTACAGATTTGATGCCCTATGCACGTGAAGTGATCAAACAACCCTTTGCTAAAAAATTAGCATTCATTAACAACCAAAAAGTCTCTGATCACCATGCCATTATTCCAACAGAAGTCCGTGCAAATATGGCCGACTTGTCACCTAACGAACAAAAAATATATTTAATGATTGCACAACGATTTTTAGAAGCTTTATTACCAGCCTTTCGTTATCGGGTTCAACAAGTGAAAGTAGATATCGCGGGTTACCCATTTTCATATCAATCTCAAATCGTGACTGACCTTGGTTTTAAAAAAATGCAACAAGATCAAGATGTAACAGCTAAAACGGTCCGCTTCCAACAGGGAGAGACATATTCAGTCGGGCGATTGAACATTGTCGCTCATGAAACCACACCGCCAGCTTATTTTAATGAGGGAACATTGCTTAAAGCGATGGAACGACCGGATAAATTTTTTGATTTAAAAGATAAAAAATCTGCACAAACACTTAAAGCGACAGGTGGGATTGGAACTGTTGCAACACGTGCGGATATCATTGACAAATTGTTTAATATGAATGCAATTGAAAGTCAGGATGGCAAAATTAAAGTCACTTCAAAAGGGAAACAAATATTAGAACTTGCGCCTCCCGCGTTAACTTCACCACGTTTAACTGCAGAATGGGAAGACAAACTGTTACAAATTGAAAAGGGACAGTATAAGGCTGAACAGTTCATAAAAGAAATGAAACGTTTTACACACGAAATCATTGAGACTATTAAAATGAGTGAACAAAAATATAGACACGATAACTTAACATCTGCCGAGTGCCCAACTTGTGGTAAATTGATGTTAAAAGTGAATACGAAAAACGGTTCTATGCTAGTCTGTCAAGATCCATCTTGTAAAACGAAAAAAGGTGTCAAAGTGAAAACAAATGCAAGATGTCCGCAATGTAAAAAGAAATTGACGAAGTTCGGGATAGGGAAACAGGCCACGTATCGTTGTGTCTGTGGATATACTGAAACACAAGAACATATGGATCAACGCTTTAAAAATAAAGGTAAAGATAAAGTATCTAAACGAGAAATGAAAAAATACATGAAAGAAGATGAATTAGAAAACAATCCGTTTAAAGAGATGTTGAAAGGGTTGAAATTGTAA
- a CDS encoding GNAT family N-acetyltransferase — protein MKISQVTSTQAVASFIQKHVTEDSSYTNKLPLDDEVALQRFLVEVTNDSGLCVVESQDDIQMLLLCTAYSENRYKVIGPIIKTGYQPTPDALIQLFDTLTAQHLQPSTYYFAFAAQQENTKALIKAIGASYTFTDYYLETTQDLGETLNSHHMIPYSKAYYRYFQKLHEDNFTHHAMTAKEIVSTLDAQHELVLYMAEGILKGYLYLVYDTAQQHAEIKYFSSHTDYRLKGIAFDLIQHAIHRALSRPDINRVYFKIRSKNHRLVERFHELGFRITSEYEKYKIYK, from the coding sequence ATGAAGATATCTCAAGTCACTTCCACTCAAGCCGTTGCGTCATTTATACAAAAGCACGTAACAGAAGATTCCTCATACACAAACAAGTTACCATTAGATGACGAAGTGGCCCTACAACGTTTTTTAGTAGAAGTCACAAATGACTCAGGTCTATGTGTCGTAGAATCACAAGATGACATTCAGATGTTGCTCCTTTGTACGGCCTATTCTGAAAATCGATACAAAGTCATTGGACCTATCATCAAAACAGGTTATCAACCGACACCTGATGCATTGATACAACTATTTGACACGCTCACTGCACAGCACCTTCAACCTTCTACGTATTATTTTGCTTTTGCAGCACAACAAGAAAATACAAAAGCATTGATAAAGGCGATTGGCGCTTCGTATACATTTACAGATTATTATTTAGAAACAACTCAAGATTTAGGAGAGACTTTAAATAGCCACCATATGATTCCTTATTCCAAAGCGTATTATCGCTATTTTCAAAAATTACATGAAGATAACTTTACACATCATGCCATGACAGCAAAAGAAATTGTGTCGACTTTAGATGCACAACACGAGCTCGTCTTATATATGGCAGAAGGCATTTTGAAAGGATATCTTTATTTAGTTTATGATACAGCACAACAGCATGCAGAAATTAAATATTTCTCTAGTCATACAGATTATCGTTTGAAAGGCATTGCGTTTGACTTGATTCAACATGCGATTCATCGTGCACTGTCGCGCCCAGATATCAATCGCGTTTATTTTAAAATCCGCAGTAAAAATCATCGCCTTGTGGAGCGTTTTCATGAGCTTGGTTTCCGCATTACTTCAGAATATGAAAAGTATAAAATTTATAAATAA